GAGGCGCTGCCTTATGTCCGCCGCGTCACCATCGCCTGGTGCGGGTTCTTCGCGGTCAACGGCGGCCTTTCGCTGGCCAGTGCGCTGTGGGCGTCGGAGCGGGTCTGGCTGCTCTACAACGGTTTTCTTTGCTACGTGCTGATCGCCGCGTTCTTCGGGGGCGAATGGCTGGTGCGCCGCCGCATGCGATCGAACCTGGCGCGGAGCCGCTGCAATGCCTGAGTGGTCGAGGCTGACGGCCGTCGCCGGTACCGGGACGACGGGCGGTGCGCGTATCGAGGACGACCGGCCCGTCGCCTGGCACGACGGCACGCTGATCACGCGCAAACTCTTCTTGCGGGATGTGGCGGCCTGGTGCTCGGCCTTCGCGGCGATGGAAGGTGCCCGCTTCGCGCTGTATTTCGAAGACGACAGCTACACCTTCGCCGCTGCGCTCTACGGTGCCTGGCACGCCGGCAAGCAGGTCTGGTTGCCCGGCAACCGGCTTCCCGCCACGCTGGACCGCCTGCGGGCGCAGGTGGACGGATGGGCGGGCGACGTGCCGGGCGGCCTGTCGCCGCACGCGGCGGTGGTTGCATCGCCCGTGCTGCTGCCGCCGCTGGATGCGCAAAACACCAGTCTGGTCATCCACTCTTCCGGCTCTACCGGTGAAGCCACCGCGATCCACAAGCGTCTCGCGCAGCTCGATCACGAAGTCGCCGCACTCGAAGCTTGCTTCCCTCTGGCGGCTGACGACCCTGCGAACCAGCCTCCACGCATCCTCGGCACCGTCTCGCACCAGCACATCTACGGACTGCTGTTTTGCGTGCTCTGGCCGTTGGCCGCCGGGCGCCCGTTCGCCAGCCGCCGGCTGCTGCATGCGCGGCAGATGGCCGACGCGATCGCGCAAGGCCCTTGTGTGCTGGTGTCGAGCCCGGCGCACTTCAAGCGGTTGCCCTCCGAGGCGGACGGGCTCTCGGCAGGCGCCGCGCTGCGCCTGGTGTTTTCCTCCGGCGGACCATTGCCTGCCGACGCGGCGTTATCGGCGGCGGATCGCCTGGGCTGCGTGCCGACCGAAATCCTCGGCAGCTCCGAAACCGGTGGCATCGCCTGGCGACGCCAGGCGGTCCATGGTGAACGCTGGCAACCATTGCCCGGCGTGGAATGGCGCATCGAAGACGACCAGCTCGCGGTGCGTTCTTGGCATCTGCCCGACGACACCTGGTACCGCACCGCCGACCGGGCCACGCCGGTGGCGGGCGGCTTCGCCCTGGCAGGCCGCGCCGATCGCATCGTGAAGATCGAGGAAAAGCGCGTGTCGCTCAGCGCGGTCGAGCGGGCCGTGGGTGCATTGCCCGAGATCGCCGATGCCCGCGCGCTGGTGCTGTCGGGCGCGCCGGGCGACCGCGTCGCGGTGGTCGCGGTGCTCACCGAAGGCGGACAGCGCCTGCTGGCCGAGCTGGGCCGGCGCCGCCTCGGTCACCGGCTGGCGCAAGCCCTGTCGCCCGAGCTCGAGCCGATCGCGCTGCCGCGCCGCTGGCGCTATGTGCAGGCGCTGCCGGTCGACGCGCAAGGCAAGAGCGCCCAGGCGTTGTTGCAGTCGTTGTTCCGGCCGCGTGTGCCCAAGGCGACGTGGCGGCTGCAGGCACCGGAGCACGCGCGTGTCGAGCTCGATATCGACCCGGCACTGGCCGTGTTCGACGGCCACTTCGACGAACTGCCGGTGCTTCCCGGCGTGGCGCAGCTCGACTGGGCGATCGCGTTCGGCGGCGCCTGCTTCGCCCTGCCGCCACGCTTCCTGCGTGCAGAAGCGGTCAAGTTCCACCGCCCGGTGCTGCCGCCGGCGACCCTGCTGCTCGACCTGCAATGGAATCCGGCGGCCGGTCGCCTGTCGTTCAGTTTCGAATCGGCACTGGGCGTGCACGCCAGCGGCCGTGCTGTCTTCGGCGAAGCCGCATGACTGCATTCAACCCCGTGGTCCTCATCCCGGTCTACAACCATCCCGCCACCATTGGCGCGGCGGTGCAGGCGGTCGTCGGCCAGGGCTTGCCCTGTTTGCTGGTCGACGACGGCAGCGATGCCGCCTGCGCCGCCGTTCTCGACGCGGTGGTGGCGGCCCATCCCGGCTGGGTGAGCCTGCAACGCCTGCCGCGCAACCAGGGCAAGGGCGGTGCCATGGTCGCCGGCCTGCGCGAGGCTGCGCGCCGGGGCTTCAGCCATGCGGTGCAGATCGACGCCGACGGCCAGCACGATTGCGCGGACATTCCGCGCTTTCTGGCCACGGCGCGTGAGCGACCCGAGGCGGTGGTCAGCGGTTGCCCGATCTACGACGACAGCGTGCCGCGCGCGCGCCTCATCGGACGCTACGCCACCCATGTCTGGGTGTGGATCAACACGCTGTCCTTCGACATCCGCGATTCCATGTGCGGCTTCCGGGTCTATCCGCTGGCGGCGGTGTCGGGGCTGATCGCCAGCACCGCCATCGCCCGGCGCATGGATTTCGACACCGACATCATCGTGCGCCTGCACTGGCGCGGGCTGGAGGTGGTCAACCTGCCGACCCGTGTGACCTATCCGCAGGACGGCATCTCGCACTTTCGCCTTTGGCGCGACAACGTGCTGATCTCGCGCATGCACGCGGTGCTGTTCTTCGGCATGTTGTGGCGCGCGCCCTGGCTGCTGTGGCGCCGGAGCCGGGTGCGGGCATGAGCGCGGCCACATCGGCACCGCACTGGGCCGCGCTGGGCGAAAGCACCTGCGTCGCGGGCATCCGCCTGCTCTACGGCCTGCACCGTGTCTTCGGCCGCGCTCCGCTGCGCGCCATCCTCTATCCGGTGGTGTTCTGGTACTGGGCGACGCGGCCGGTAGCCCGGCGCGCATCGCTGCAATACCTGCGACGCCTGCACGCGGCCCATGGCGTGCCGGCGCGCCCGCCCGGCTGGCACGCCTCGTTGCGGCATTTCCTGTCGTTCGCCGACACCATCGCCGATAAGCTGCTCGCGCTCAGTGGT
The nucleotide sequence above comes from Xylophilus sp. GOD-11R. Encoded proteins:
- a CDS encoding AMP-binding protein, giving the protein MPEWSRLTAVAGTGTTGGARIEDDRPVAWHDGTLITRKLFLRDVAAWCSAFAAMEGARFALYFEDDSYTFAAALYGAWHAGKQVWLPGNRLPATLDRLRAQVDGWAGDVPGGLSPHAAVVASPVLLPPLDAQNTSLVIHSSGSTGEATAIHKRLAQLDHEVAALEACFPLAADDPANQPPRILGTVSHQHIYGLLFCVLWPLAAGRPFASRRLLHARQMADAIAQGPCVLVSSPAHFKRLPSEADGLSAGAALRLVFSSGGPLPADAALSAADRLGCVPTEILGSSETGGIAWRRQAVHGERWQPLPGVEWRIEDDQLAVRSWHLPDDTWYRTADRATPVAGGFALAGRADRIVKIEEKRVSLSAVERAVGALPEIADARALVLSGAPGDRVAVVAVLTEGGQRLLAELGRRRLGHRLAQALSPELEPIALPRRWRYVQALPVDAQGKSAQALLQSLFRPRVPKATWRLQAPEHARVELDIDPALAVFDGHFDELPVLPGVAQLDWAIAFGGACFALPPRFLRAEAVKFHRPVLPPATLLLDLQWNPAAGRLSFSFESALGVHASGRAVFGEAA
- a CDS encoding glycosyltransferase family 2 protein, with the protein product MTAFNPVVLIPVYNHPATIGAAVQAVVGQGLPCLLVDDGSDAACAAVLDAVVAAHPGWVSLQRLPRNQGKGGAMVAGLREAARRGFSHAVQIDADGQHDCADIPRFLATARERPEAVVSGCPIYDDSVPRARLIGRYATHVWVWINTLSFDIRDSMCGFRVYPLAAVSGLIASTAIARRMDFDTDIIVRLHWRGLEVVNLPTRVTYPQDGISHFRLWRDNVLISRMHAVLFFGMLWRAPWLLWRRSRVRA